The following proteins are encoded in a genomic region of Triticum dicoccoides isolate Atlit2015 ecotype Zavitan chromosome 1B, WEW_v2.0, whole genome shotgun sequence:
- the LOC119309440 gene encoding BAG family molecular chaperone regulator 7-like — MKIKEDDKQKKKPARTCVQIEEIPEDNTAGCDAIRKAFAMGNGKGKAKELSPQDAALLIQMNYRPHLAHRSQVLRCLCDLAVAKAKLKELRSLFYNLSYRRRLSHDHEECQRFSEKIIVLLLTVDALEVSSVMTCLRLLIAIAVFWI; from the exons atgAAGATCAAGGAGGAtgataagcagaagaagaagccggcCAGGACGTGCGTCCAGATCGAGGAGATCCCCGAGGACAACACCGCCGGCTGCGACGCCATCCGCAAG GCCTTTGCTATGGGGAACGGCAAGGGGAAGGCCAAGGAGTTGTCGCCGCAGGATGCCGcgctgctcatccagatgaactacAGGCCGCACCTCGCCCACCGCTCCCAGGTGCTCCGCTGCCTGTGTGATCTCGccgtcgccaaggccaagctcAAGGAGCTCAGGTCCCTCTTCTACAACCTCTCCTACAGGCGCCGCCTCTCGCATGACCACGAGGAGTGCCAGAGGTTCTCCGAGAAGATCATTGTCCTGCTGCTCACTGTCGATGCGCTCGAGGTGAGCTCCGTCATGACCTGTTTACGATTGCTGATTGCCATTGCTGTGTTTTGGATTTGA